In Vibrio lentus, the genomic stretch AATACGGTTTGGCTGCTAGGAAGCAAAAATTAGAAGCTGGGAGTTAGGTCTATGTATGGAAGTACTTGCGGTGGGAAAACAAAAAACGCTGCGGATTCGCAGCGTTTTATTTTTTTAGAAAGAGATACTGAGTATCAAGGCTGGTTATTTCTTCAAACCAACAATCTTACATGCGGAAGTGACCGCACTTTCAAGGTCGGTTAAACGGCCTGCACTGGCTGGTCCTAGGACATTTGAATACAAGGCTAACTGCTTCTCAAATGATAAATCTAATTGGTTGTATAGATTTTGGCGAATTTGAGCGTGCTGTTGAGGCTTTGCGCTCGATAACCCTTCCAATGTATCGTAGATGAGAGTTGTTGTATCCATAGACGGTCCCTTAGTA encodes the following:
- a CDS encoding PAS factor family protein, encoding MDTTTLIYDTLEGLSSAKPQQHAQIRQNLYNQLDLSFEKQLALYSNVLGPASAGRLTDLESAVTSACKIVGLKK